In Phragmites australis chromosome 17, lpPhrAust1.1, whole genome shotgun sequence, the following are encoded in one genomic region:
- the LOC133896715 gene encoding HSP-interacting protein-like, with the protein MGRTPKKKKLSESGSQKSLRSSRNSRCSGEQSPNSAVDKDDPVFIGLALELKEEGTKLFQRRDYEGAAFKFDKAIRILPKGHDDVAFLHCNIAACYMHMNPEEYHRAIDECNSALEASPKYAKALLKRARCFEALDRLDLASRDVQKVLSLEPNNVTALELSESIREVMEEKDVLLDKQVVSPDEPAANLAKARVQRRVSRKFRNSIVEEEVWEMIHDEEDHENDEDHGKEDCSRENHTRNDLSQEENHTGEMQVKHNQEKHTEEIKINYDQHKRGATDEGQQLQLASWDMEEMKLKQRHSQDMHEKHLKEILVKGIQLEKGKCTKQNRVSSVEKRQKPFEVGSHRKQEKHTQDKYERYTNVNQERHSLERHIGHCEDMPEKRITIKTANHGRVKHKKYTGENHEDVREGARNHVKFVLEDDIRVVLIPENCSLLQVMDIARYKYNPHLKSFLLKFMDKEGDLVTITSTEDLRWVEELYSEVPVRLYIKEVSPEREITRDLVMPTSSSAVQERNHYSFSECGSSRKQDEKISCVDDWMMQFARLFKNHVGFDSDACVDLRDLGMRLYYEAMEDTITSEEAQEIFQAAEAKFQEMAALALFNWGNVHMSRARKRLFLSEDASKESILSQLKDAYEWACTEYVKAGKKFEDSVDVKQDFYEGLIALGQQQFEQAKLCWRYADTCKVDMGTEVLELFNHAEDNMEKGMEMWEGIEHLRVKGLSKSRKEKIVLDKLGLNEHGKDLSPDEAFEQASNMRSQLNISWGTILYERSVVEFKLGLSSWEDSLQEAIEKFKTGGASVADIGVMVKNHCVNENTQEGLSFKIDEIIQAWNEMYDAKKLKNGSSSFRLEPLFRRRPSKLHNILEHIHYTCEHVSNIGLGCCTRG; encoded by the exons ATGGGGAGgacaccaaagaagaagaaactaagcgAATCGGGGTCGCAGAAAAGCCTAAGAAGCTCAAGGAACAGCAGATGCAGCGGCGAACAGAGTCCCAATTCAGCAGTGGACAAAGATGACCCTGTTTTCATTGGGCTGGCTCTCGAATTGAAGGAGGAGGGTACCAAGCTGTTCCAGAGGAGGGACTACGAAGGGGCAGCCTTCAAATTTGACAAGGCTATAAGGATCTTGCCAAAGGGGCACGATGATGTTGCCTTCCTCCACTGTAACATCGCAGCATGTTACATGCACATGAATCCTGAGGAGTATCATCGTGCAATCGACGAGTGCAATTCAGCACTGGAAGCATCACCAAAGTATGCAAAGGCATTATTGAAAAGAGCCCGGTGTTTCGAAGCATTGGATAGGCTAGATCTAGCTAGTAGGGATGTGCAAAAGGTTCTGAGCTTAGAACCAAACAATGTGACTGCATTGGAACTCTCAGAGAGTATTAGGGAGGTGATGGAGGAGAAGGACGTTTTGTTGGACAAACAAGTCGTGTCACCGGATGAGCCTGCGGCCAATCTTGCAAAAGCGAGGGTACAGAGGAGGGTGTCCCGAAAATTCAGAAATTCCATAGTCGAGGAAGAGGTGTGGGAGATGATTCATGATGAAGAGGATCATGAGAATGATGAGGATCATGGGAAAGAGGACTGCAGTAGAGAGAACCATACGAGGAATGACTTAAGCCAGGAGGAAAATCACACCGGGGAGATGCAGGTGAAGCATAATCAGGAAAAGCACACTGAAGAGATCAAAATCAATTACGATCAGCACAAGCGAGGTGCAACCGATGAAGGGCAGCAACTGCAGCTTGCTTCATGGGACATGGAAGAAATGAAGCTGAAACAGAGGCATAGCCAAGACATGCACGAAAAGCATCTCAAGGAGATACTGGTGAAAGGTATTCAGCTTGAGAAGGGAAAGTGTACCAAACAGAATCGTGTGAGCAGTGTGGAGAAGCGTCAAAAGCCTTTTGAGGTCGGTAGTCATAGGAAGCAAGAGAAGCATACACAGGATAAGTATGAAAGGTACACCAATGTCAACCAAGAAAGACACTCTTTAGAGAGGCATATAGGCCATTGCGAGGACATGCCAGAAAAGCGAATTACCATCAAAACAGCAAATCATGGTAGAGTCAAGCATAAAAAATATACCGGGGAGAATCACGAAGATGTTAGGGAAGGGGCAAGGAATCATGTTAAGTTTGTTCTTGAAGATGACATTAGGGTTGTTTTAATTCCAGAAAATTGTAGTCTGTTGCAAGTAATGGACATAGCTCGGTACAAGTACAATCCCCACCTGAAGTCATTCCTTCTAAAATTTATGGACAAAGAGGGTGACTTGGTGACAATTACCTCAACCGAAGATTTAAGGTGGGTCGAGGAATTATATTCAGAAGTGCCAGTTCGGTTGTATATAAAGGAGGTTAGTCCCGAGCGTGAGATCACCAGGGATCTGGTCATGCCTACCTCCTCTTCTGCTGTGCAAGAACGAAATCATTATAGCTTCTCTGAGTGTGGAAGCTCAAGGAAGCAAGATGAAAAGATCTCTTGTGTTGATGACTGGATGATGCAATTTGCTCGCCTATTCAAGAACCACGTTGGTTTCGATTCTGACGCATGTGTGGATCTCCGTGACCTTGGTATGCGACTTTACTATGAGGCGATGGAAGACACCATCACAAGTGAAGAAGCACAAGAAATATTTCAAGCAGCAGAGGCAAAATTTCAGGAAATGGCAGCTTTAGCATTGTTCAATTGGGGCAACGTCCACATGTCTCGTGCAAGGAAGCGATTATTTTTATCTGAAGATGCTTCGAAAGAATCAATACTTTCCCAGCTCAAGGATGCATATGAATGGGCATGCACTGAATATGTCAAAGCTGGGAAGAAGTTTGAAGATTCTGTGGATGTAAAGCAAGACTTTTATGAAGGTCTTATTGCACTTGGACAGCAACAGTTTGAGCAAGCAAAGCTTTGTTGGCGTTATGCTGATACATGTAAAGTAGACATGGGAACTGAAGTATTAGAACTTTTCAATCATGCTGAGGACAACATGGAAAAGGGAATGGAGATGTGGGAAGGAATAGAGCATTTGCGAGTAAAAGGGCTATCTAAATCCAGAAAGGAGAAGATAGTACTGGATAAATTGGGTTTGAATGAGCATGGAAAAGATTTATCACCAGATGAAGCCTTTGAGCAAGCCTCAAATATGCGCTCACAACTAAACATTTCGTGGGGAACCATTCTTTATGAACGCTCAGTAGTAGAATTCAAGTTAGGACTTTCTAGCTGGGAGGATAGTCTACAAGAAGCCATTGAAAAGTTTAAGACTGGCGGAGCTTCTGTAGCAGATATCGGTGTGATGGTAAAGAACCATTGCGTGAATGAGAACACTCAAGAAG GATTAAGCTTCAAGATTGATGAGATAATTCAAGCATGGAATGAAATGTACGATGCTAAAAAGTTGAAAAATGGTAGTTCTTCTTTCCGTCTTGAACCTTTATTTAGAAGGAGGCCTTCCAAGCTGCATAATATACTAGAGCACATACACTATACGTGTGAGCATGTATCAAACATTGGACTTGGATGCTGTACGCGTGGATAA